In Primulina huaijiensis isolate GDHJ02 unplaced genomic scaffold, ASM1229523v2 scaffold38877, whole genome shotgun sequence, a single genomic region encodes these proteins:
- the LOC140968935 gene encoding uncharacterized protein codes for MPRFRASGSSILHRLTVPQLRRKALNSWAAVQGTFYATKEIFDNHKIVFTVSTSIASVATAWAGYSLRHFHESRVDQRLESIEKAMKNNHPMQDPELKKLVSGTMSLPACVATAGTTLIVGYGLGWRGGTWYANRKFRKEQMKLLGLIKPKRWPLKFLRRPFVRFKLPENAAKISESSPPDASVSTRNQSRS; via the exons ATGCCGCGTTTTAGAGCATCGGGTTCATCGATTTTGCACCGTCTGACGGTTCCTCAATTGAGACGAAAGGCTTTGAATTCATGGGCTGCTGTTCAGGGCACTTTTTATGCAACAAAG GAAATATTTGATAACCATAAAATTGTGTTTACTGTTTCCACTTCTATTGCCTCAGTTGCTACGGCGTGGGCTG GGTATAGTTTACGTCATTTTCATGAATCAAGAGTTGACCAAAGACTTGAATCAATTGAGAAAGCT ATGAAAAACAATCATCCGATGCAAGACCCTGAACTCAAAAAGCTCGTTTCAGGAACCATGAGTCTTCCGGCTTGTGTTGCCACTGCAGGAACAACGTTAATAGTTGG GTATGGTTTGGGCTGGCGTGGTGGAACTTGGTACGCCAACCGGAAGTTTAGAAAGGAACAGATGAAATTACTGGGACTGATAAAGCCAAAAAGATGGCCTCTCAAATTTTTACGAAGACCATTCGTACGATTCAAATTGCCAGAAAATGCTGCTAAGATCTCAGAATCTTCACCTCCGGATGCATCTGTTTCTACGAGAAATCAATCTCGATCATGA